GCCCCACACGACGTAGCCGATCACCAGGGCCGCCGTCGCCGCCGCCATGCCGGCCGCGGCCGCCCGGCGCGTGCCGCGGCGGCTCAGGAGCGACATCATCAGGCCGGCGAGACCCCAGGCCGCGACCGTCACGTACGCGCCCGGGTTCGCCCACACTGCCCCCGCGCCGCCGTGCTCGCCCAGGTTCCACGGCTCGGAGAAGAAGCGCAGCGGCACGGAGAGGTACGGCGCGATGGGGCGGTAGGCGGCCGCTGTGGTCATCACGACCGCCGCCGAGAGGGCGGAAGACAGCGCGGCCCACGCCGGCCCGAATGCGAATCCGAGCAGCATGGGGATCGCGAAACCGCAGCGCGCGACCGCGAACGCCGGCGCGAGGATCGGCGTGAAGGCGTAGCCCTTGCCCGAGCGGCCGACGAACCACCAGTACGCCGCCACCGCCGCGAAGACCAGCACCGCGAGCCACGGGCCGGCGGCCACCGCTTCCGCGGCGACGACGGCGAGCAAGCCGAGGGCGAGTCCGAGCGGCGGCGCGGCCCAGGCGCACGCGGCGACGACCGCGCCCGCGACCCACTCCGCGGCCGGCGGCAGTTCGAGGTGCGTGAGCGCACTGTATGCGCACCACGACGCGGCAGCGGTCGCGCCCGCTCGGCTGACGAGGTGCCCGCGGTTCGAGAGCCGGTCCCACAGCCCGAGCCCCTCGAGCGGGACCCCCTCGTCGGCCTCCTCGGCCAGGGCGCACACCAGGCGGCCGAGGGAGTCGCGTCCCGCCTGCGGGTCGCCGAGGTGTGGCGTGAGATCCGACGCGAACTCGGCGACCGTGCGGTAGCGTTGCCCTCGGTGCGGAGCGAGGCCCGTCATGACGACGCCGTCGATGCCGGCGGGCAGCCGGCGGACGAGGTCTGAGGGCGCCGGCGCGTCCTCGAGCTCGATGCGGAAGATCGCGTCGTCGACGCGGTCGGCGGCGAACGGGTTGCGGCCCGTGAGCATCTCGTAGGTCAGCGCCGCGAGGGCCCACTCGTCGCAGCGCTCGTCGAGCTGCTCGCCGACGAGCTGCTCGAGCGGCATGTAGCCGAGCGTCCCGCCGAGCCCCGGCGCGTGGCCGCCGAGCCCGGTGAGCGCCGCGACGCCGAAGTCGGCGATCTTGATGCGCCCCTCGCGCGTGATGAGCACGTTGTCCGGCTTCAGGTCGAGGTGCAGCACCCCGTTGTCGTGCGCGAAGCGCAGCGCCGCCGCGACGTCCGCGACCACCGCCGCGATCTCGTCCAAGTCCAGCGGGGCGCCGGTGCGGTCGAGCAGCTCCGAGAGCGGCAGGCCGTCGACGTGCTCCATGATGAGGAACGCCTCGTCGGCGTCGGTGTCCCATTCATGGACCGTGACGATGCCGGGGTGGTTGAGCAGGGCGGCTGTGCGCGCCTCGCCGAGGCCGCGCTTCGAGACCGGACGGCCGTCCTCGGACAGCGGGAGCGGGAGGCGCTTGATCGCGACCCGGCGCGCCATCTTCGTGTCGTACGCGAGCACGACCGAGCCGTGCCCGCCCTCTCCGAGGAGGGCGAGAGGACGGTAGCGGTCGAGGATGAGGCCGTGCTCCTCCACTCACGCTCCTCGCGGTAACGGGCCGGACGCGGCCGGGCCTCCGCGAAGATTCTACCAGCGGACGGGCCCGGGTCGGGCCTACGTCCAGCCGCGCGCCAGCTCTTGGGCGCGGTCGCGCAGGTAGACCCTGCCGCGCTCC
The window above is part of the Actinomycetota bacterium genome. Proteins encoded here:
- a CDS encoding serine/threonine protein kinase codes for the protein MEEHGLILDRYRPLALLGEGGHGSVVLAYDTKMARRVAIKRLPLPLSEDGRPVSKRGLGEARTAALLNHPGIVTVHEWDTDADEAFLIMEHVDGLPLSELLDRTGAPLDLDEIAAVVADVAAALRFAHDNGVLHLDLKPDNVLITREGRIKIADFGVAALTGLGGHAPGLGGTLGYMPLEQLVGEQLDERCDEWALAALTYEMLTGRNPFAADRVDDAIFRIELEDAPAPSDLVRRLPAGIDGVVMTGLAPHRGQRYRTVAEFASDLTPHLGDPQAGRDSLGRLVCALAEEADEGVPLEGLGLWDRLSNRGHLVSRAGATAAASWCAYSALTHLELPPAAEWVAGAVVAACAWAAPPLGLALGLLAVVAAEAVAAGPWLAVLVFAAVAAYWWFVGRSGKGYAFTPILAPAFAVARCGFAIPMLLGFAFGPAWAALSSALSAAVVMTTAAAYRPIAPYLSVPLRFFSEPWNLGEHGGAGAVWANPGAYVTVAAWGLAGLMMSLLSRRGTRRAAAAGMAAATAALVIGYVVWG